Genomic DNA from Desulfonema ishimotonii:
AATGACCTGTCGGTGGCAGACACAAGAGCCTGTCATGACATCAGAATCATATCCGAAGGATTTTAAAAACAGCTTTTCAGAGATCCTCTTCGGTGAGAATCTCCACGCCGTTTTCCCGGAGCAATCGCGCAAAGAGGCCGTCTCCGGGGATCAGCGTTCCTGAAAACGTGCCGTCATAGATCCGGCCATATCCGCAGGAGGGGGAGCGGGATTTGAGGATCGCTTTTGTGCATCCGGCCAGGCGGCAGAGCCTCAGCGCCTCACGGGCACCGGCCTGAAATTGCGGGGTGATATCCGCCCCCTGGGTATTGATCACCCGCTCTCCGACGATTTCAGCCGGGGGTCTGGGGGTGGGCAATCCGCCCAGCTGCTCCGGGCAGACCGGCAGGGCTTTGCCGGTGGCAACCAGTTCAATAACTTTTTCATTGGGAAAGGCGTCGCCGTTGTACCGGCACCTGACGCCCGCAAGACACGCGCTGACAATGATCATAATGGGAAGTATTCCTTTTTCCGGGGGTTTCCGGCAGGGCCAAAAGCCGGGTTGCCGGGGGGCGGATGGGGTAATGCGGATGAAAGCGATTTTATCGCCTGATGTGCAGACCGGAAGACGGTCTCCGGTCCGCATCCCTGTGGGCTGTCACTTTTTGATTGCCCGGTATCCGGCAAGCAGCAGCACGGCCCCGCCGATGGCGATCAGCAGGCTGTAGAGGTCAAATCCCCTGAAGCTTCCGAAACCGAGGAAGCGGCTGATAAAGCCGCCGATGAAAGCGCCTGCGATTCCGATCAGAATCGTTACGAAAAAGCCGCCGGGATCTTTTCCCGGCATAATCCATTTGGCCAACACACCGACGATTAACCCTAACACGATCCAAGATAAAATACCCATTTTTACCTCCTTCGTCCTGTGGTTTGCATTTCAGTGTTTCAATCCACGCGCCCGCGTGGGGCGCAACTCGTTCACAGGGGAAAATCTATTCCCGCGAATAATTCCGCGAACGCCAATCCCCACTGTTGCCTCAAACGTTTCGGGCTCGGCTTTCCGGCAGAGGCGGAACATATCGTCCGCATCTCTCCGCATCGAAAACCGATCCGAACAGGCTGATAATTTCTATCAGCTTCGGGCGATTATTCAAAGGATATTTTTCGC
This window encodes:
- a CDS encoding DUF523 domain-containing protein; the encoded protein is MIIVSACLAGVRCRYNGDAFPNEKVIELVATGKALPVCPEQLGGLPTPRPPAEIVGERVINTQGADITPQFQAGAREALRLCRLAGCTKAILKSRSPSCGYGRIYDGTFSGTLIPGDGLFARLLRENGVEILTEEDL
- a CDS encoding GlsB/YeaQ/YmgE family stress response membrane protein is translated as MGILSWIVLGLIVGVLAKWIMPGKDPGGFFVTILIGIAGAFIGGFISRFLGFGSFRGFDLYSLLIAIGGAVLLLAGYRAIKK